The nucleotide sequence CTTTCTGCAGCGTGCGCGCCTGCTTGAGGTCAAAGGTCACGGGCTTGTCACACACGACGTTAAAACCGCTCTCCAGGAACAGCTTGGCCGGACCAAAATGCTGGTGATTGGGCGTGACGATGACCACAAAATCCAGGCGTTCATCCTTGGGTCGATTCGCCTCGGCCGCCGCCATGTCCTTGTAACTCGGATACACCCGCAACGGGTCGAGATAAAAGTCGGATCCGGAATCGGCCGAACGCTGCGGGTCCGACGAAAAGGCGCCGGCCACCAGCTCGGCTTGGCCATCCATGATGGCGGCGATACGATGAACCGACCCAATGAAGGCGCCGCGGCCTCCACCGATCATTCCAAAACGAAGTTTACGTTTCATAAGCAAATACAGGTCGAGACACCGACACCAGCGAACGCCGAATATCTGTCGTGTTGACCAAAGAGGAGGACATAGAGGGGTGAAACGGAGCGCGCGTAGCCGACAGCCAAGCCGCCGTCACGGACCGTGGCGCACACCCTACTCCAAGTCGCCCTCACGGCTCTACGCTTGGCGTCTCGGACACCGGCACTTTCGTATCAAGTGGGTGTCCGGTTCGCATATATCGTGAGGAGAAAGTCCGTCCTCAGCCCGCCCCGCCGGAAGTCGGGTGTGAAGCCCGACCCACACAGTTTGGATGCACCGCTTGGCCGTGGGTCGGGCTTTACGCCCGACAAGCTACCACGTCTGCCCAGCGGCGCTACGGCGCGTCGACTGGCACGAGTTTAAGCCCGCGCACATCCGCCAACTCACGACGCAGCTTCCCATGCGGTTGCATCACGATCCGGCTTTCACCCGCGGTGAGTTTCAGGACGCCCGCATCGTGCTCGGCGAAGGTCGTGTAGCTCCCCGTGTCGGGCACGGTGCCGATGAGGGTGTCGTGACTCGCGACCACGGCAAATTGGTTGCCGGCGGAAACCTGGTCGGCCGCCAGGGTGACCAGCACCCGATAGCTACCGGCGTTGGCGACACTCACTTTCCACTCGGCCACATCCTCGACGAAACGCCACGGCGCGAGCACGTCGAGCGCCTCACGATAGGCGAGCTTGCGACCGAAAACGGTGGACTTGCTGGCGGGCAACAGGAGCGATCCGTCGGTCGCGGGCTCGATCAAAACACCGGCCGTTTCGGCCTCGTCATTTTCCAGTAATTCCCCCGCCCGCCAAGGCATGACACGATCGACGCTGGCGGCACGGACGGACGCAATCGTCGCGGGATCGACCGGCGGCGCGCGGTTGCCCCAAGCCTGACGAATGTAACTGAGAATTCCGGCAAAATCTTCATCGGAGAAGCCACCATTGGCGAAGCCGGGCATGGCCAGATTCCACGTCGTGCCGGCCACTTCGATCTCACCGTAGAGACCGTTGAGCACAATCCGCGCAGCTCGTTCCTCCGATCCCGTGACCCATTCCGAACCGGCGAGCGGCGGCGCCACACCTTCCAGTCCGCGGCCATGGCCTTGGTGACAGGCAGCGCAAATCTGGTTAAATTTTTCTTCGCCGTGACGGATGAGTTCGCGCTGCTCGTCGGTAATGGCGGCGAGTTGGTCTTCGTCGAGGAAACGGCGCTCCGCCCCGGGCCATTCGAGTTTTTGTAACGCTTCGAGCGCGCGGTTGCGTTGCCCCTCCGGCAGGGTCTCATCCCGGCTGAGACTCAACAACGCGGTCGGCCGCACCGGCAGACGGAACGGAGCCTCCCACTGCACCCACGTCAGCGCATTCAGGATAGCCTCGCGGCGGGCATCGGAGTCATCCAAATGACCCAAAAGCTGATCGACTCGCGTCTCGTCGCCTTCGTAAAGCACGCAGAGCGCGAGCATCGCGGACAGTCCCGGTTTTTGGTCCTGCCATTCCAGGAAGGTCTCCAGTTCCTGCCCGCCGAGTCCCGTGAGGGCGGCTGTGCCCAGCAGCGGTTCAGCATCGATCTCAAGCAAGCGCTGCATGGCCGCACGGGCCGCCGGCGTGCCGTAGGAGCCGAGCGACAGCATGAGCTGAAGTCGCACCGCCGGACTGGTATCAGCGACCAAGTCGGCCACCTCGGCGAAGAGCGCAGCGACGCCTTCGCTCAGGCGCACGCCCATCTCCCGCACCACTGGATCGGCGTCGCGCAGGGCCGAACGACGGGAGGCGTTGTCGAGCGCCCCCATGCCATCGAGGCTCCAGAGAGCGTGAACTTTGCCGAGGCCGTGGGCGCGTTGCACATAGGCGCGCAGTTCGGCGGTCGCATCGGCGCGTTCCACCAACAAGCGTTGCGCCGTCAACC is from Synoicihabitans lomoniglobus and encodes:
- a CDS encoding DUF7133 domain-containing protein, whose amino-acid sequence is MNALTHFCSNSSLRGSRATYLLAGLLALVGSVVPVAAQGIVPDGRPRVRPPSALSGWADWEEGEKLLERIDIPEAPILSPEQAKASFTLAPGYRIELVAHEPAVQKPIFFEFDPEGRMWVVEYQGYMRDLAGTDEGAPICRVVVLEDKDHDGYAETSTVFQDGLVMPRSLTFVKGGVLIQEPPHIWFCEDLDGDLKADRKTKVGEMGFPGNPQHTANGLRYGLDNWLHCADSPSRYRWRDGVLEEAPTVKRGQFGVTFDDKGRFFTCYQDQPLYGDYLPAEYLLRNPHFQTLYDNAAKDKSRFGVNADLAPGDANLVYPNRVTPAITLGALELRDDGRLETYTIVAGTCYYDGTQFPDDAYGNFFVPESGGHLLGRLVMENGIKPTVSRYYPAEQEFLQSTDERFRPVNARVGPDGALYIADMYHGIIEHVIFMVPWLEKQINERKLAEGDDFGRMWRIVAEDRPLSRVPPNLNAMTSPELVAMLGHANGWQRLTAQRLLVERADATAELRAYVQRAHGLGKVHALWSLDGMGALDNASRRSALRDADPVVREMGVRLSEGVAALFAEVADLVADTSPAVRLQLMLSLGSYGTPAARAAMQRLLEIDAEPLLGTAALTGLGGQELETFLEWQDQKPGLSAMLALCVLYEGDETRVDQLLGHLDDSDARREAILNALTWVQWEAPFRLPVRPTALLSLSRDETLPEGQRNRALEALQKLEWPGAERRFLDEDQLAAITDEQRELIRHGEEKFNQICAACHQGHGRGLEGVAPPLAGSEWVTGSEERAARIVLNGLYGEIEVAGTTWNLAMPGFANGGFSDEDFAGILSYIRQAWGNRAPPVDPATIASVRAASVDRVMPWRAGELLENDEAETAGVLIEPATDGSLLLPASKSTVFGRKLAYREALDVLAPWRFVEDVAEWKVSVANAGSYRVLVTLAADQVSAGNQFAVVASHDTLIGTVPDTGSYTTFAEHDAGVLKLTAGESRIVMQPHGKLRRELADVRGLKLVPVDAP